Proteins from a genomic interval of Cuculus canorus isolate bCucCan1 chromosome 17, bCucCan1.pri, whole genome shotgun sequence:
- the LOC104058916 gene encoding sodium-dependent serotonin transporter isoform X2 — MAVFGGVPLFYMELALGQFHRTGVIPIWKRICPIFKGIGFAICIIALYVSFYYNTIIAWALYYFYSSFSGTLPWASCDNPWNTPNCTNYFGRSNVTWTNFSRSPAEEFYTRKVLEMQNARGLYDIGGIHWQLLLCLFLIFTIVYFSLWKGVKTSGKVVWVTATLPYVVLLILLVRGATLPGAWRGVVFYLRPDWGKLLSTAVWVDAAAQIFFSLGPGFGVLLALASYNHFHNNCYRDALVTSTVNCLTSFLSGFVIFTVLGYMAEMRDVEVEDVARDKGPSLLFITYPEAIANMVGSTFFAIIFFLMMITLGLDSTFGGLEAVITAVMDEYPQVLAGRRELFVLVLITVCFLGSLSTLTYGGAYVVKLLEEFGAGCSILAVVLLETIAVSWFYGIQRFSHDVKAMLGFTPGIFWKVCWVAVSPALLAFIVISSLLDQPPLTLFSYQYPEWSISVGYVIGASSFICIPFYMVYKLVWTPGSLKQRLAVCIRPEKPTRDPQAEEVCMSPVL, encoded by the exons ATGGCTGTTTTCGGAGGGGTGCCCCTCTTCTACATGGAGCTGGCCCTGGGGCAGTTCCACAGGACAGGAGTCATTCCCATCTGGAAGCGCATCTGCCCCATCTTTAAAG GCATCGGCTTTGCCATTTGCATCATCGCCCTCTACGTCTCCTTCTACTACAACACCATCATCGCCTGGGCTCTCTATTACTTCTACTCCTCCTTTTCCGGCACCTTGCCCTGGGCAAGCTGCGACAACCCCTGGAACACACCCAACTGCACCAACTACTTCGGGAGGAGCAATGTGACCTGGACCAACTTCTCCAGGTCTCCTGCCGAAGAGTTTTATAC GAGGAAGGTCCTGGAGATGCAGAACGCCAGGGGTCTGTACGACATAGGTGGGATCCACtggcagctgctcctctgcctcttcctcatcttcacCATTGTCTACTTCAGCTTGTGGAAAGGGGTGAAAACATCAGGAAAG GTGGTGTGGGTGACAGCCACGCTGCCCTACGTCGTCCTTCTCATCCTGCTGGTCCGAGGGGCCACCCTGCCCGGCGCCTGGAGAGGAGTTGTCTTCTACCTGCGTCCAGACTGGGGCAAGCTCCTGAGCACCGCG GTTTGGGTTGATGCTGCTGCACAGATATTCTTCTCCTTGGGCCCTGGGTTCGGTGTCCTCCTTGCTCTGGCCAGTTACAACCATTTCCACAACAACTGCTACCG gGATGCGCTCGTCACCAGCACGGTGAACTGCCTCACCAGCTTCCTCTCCGGCTTCGTCATCTTCACCGTGCTGGGCTACATGGCTGAGATGAGGGACGTGGAGGTGGAGGATGTTGCAAGAGATAAAG GGCCAAGCCTCCTTTTTATCACCTACCCCGAAGCAATCGCCAACATGGTGGGATCCACCTTCTTCGCCATCATATTCTTCCTGATGATGATAACGTTGGGCCTGGACAGCACG TTTGGGGGCTTGGAGGCTGTGATCACAGCTGTGATGGACGAGTACCCACAGGTCCTGGCTGGGCGACGGGAGCTCTTCGTCCTTGTCCTCATCACAGTCTGTTTCCTGGGCTCCCTGAGCACCCTCACCTAC GGGGGAGCCTACGTGGTGAAGCTGCTGGAGGAATTTGGTGCTGGCTGCTCCATCCTGGCTGTGGTGCTACTGGAAACCATAGCCGTCTCCTGGTTTTACG GGATACAGAGGTTCTCCCATGATGTGAAAGCCATGCTGGGCTTCACCCCAGGGATATTCTGGAAGGTGTGCTGGGTCGCCGTCAGCCCTGCCTTGTTAGCG TTCATAGTCATCAGCTCCCTGCTGGACCAGCCACCTCTGACACTCTTCAGCTACCAGTACCCCGAGTGGAGCATCTCAGTGGGATATGTCATAGGAGCATCGTCCTTCATCTGCATCCCCTTCTACATGGTGTACAAGCTTGTTTGGACACCAGGGTCTCTCAAGCAG CGCCTCGCTGTCTGCATCCGGCCAGAGAAGCCCACACGAGACCCCCAGGCAGAAGAGGTGTGCATGTCTCCCGTCCTGTAG
- the C17H12orf76 gene encoding uncharacterized protein C12orf76 homolog, with the protein MALRGWAMTALATLAQQRGRPFAVLRHQNLVLLGSILSALLLTIILLAICVYKPVRRR; encoded by the exons ATGGCGCTGCGGGGCTGGGCGATGACGGCGCTCGCCACGCTCGCCCAGCAGCGCGGCCGCCCCTTCGCTGTGCTGCGGCACCAAAACCTCG tgctgctgggcagcaTCCTCAGCGCCCTCCTGCTCACCATCATCCTCCTGGCCATCTGCGTCTACAAACCTGTCCGGCGGCGGTAG
- the LOC104058916 gene encoding sodium-dependent serotonin transporter isoform X1, translating to MAEQPFPMPSPPRQGTATHPGPTAGPASPGSQTHPRDKWSKKMDFLLSVIGFAVDLGNVWRFPYICYQNGGGAFLIPYTLMAVFGGVPLFYMELALGQFHRTGVIPIWKRICPIFKGIGFAICIIALYVSFYYNTIIAWALYYFYSSFSGTLPWASCDNPWNTPNCTNYFGRSNVTWTNFSRSPAEEFYTRKVLEMQNARGLYDIGGIHWQLLLCLFLIFTIVYFSLWKGVKTSGKVVWVTATLPYVVLLILLVRGATLPGAWRGVVFYLRPDWGKLLSTAVWVDAAAQIFFSLGPGFGVLLALASYNHFHNNCYRDALVTSTVNCLTSFLSGFVIFTVLGYMAEMRDVEVEDVARDKGPSLLFITYPEAIANMVGSTFFAIIFFLMMITLGLDSTFGGLEAVITAVMDEYPQVLAGRRELFVLVLITVCFLGSLSTLTYGGAYVVKLLEEFGAGCSILAVVLLETIAVSWFYGIQRFSHDVKAMLGFTPGIFWKVCWVAVSPALLAFIVISSLLDQPPLTLFSYQYPEWSISVGYVIGASSFICIPFYMVYKLVWTPGSLKQRLAVCIRPEKPTRDPQAEEVCMSPVL from the exons ATGGCAGAGCAGCCCTTCCCGATGCCCAGCCCTCCTCGGCAGGGCACAGCCACCCACCCCGGTCCCACAGCGGGCCCCGCGTCCCCAGGGTCCCAAACCCACCCCAGGGACAAGTGGAgcaaaaaaatggattttctccTCTCGGTCATCGGCTTCGCTGTCGATCTGGGCAACGTCTGGCGGTTCCCTTACATCTGCTACCAAAACGGAGGGG GAGCCTTTCTCATCCCGTACACCCTGATGGCTGTTTTCGGAGGGGTGCCCCTCTTCTACATGGAGCTGGCCCTGGGGCAGTTCCACAGGACAGGAGTCATTCCCATCTGGAAGCGCATCTGCCCCATCTTTAAAG GCATCGGCTTTGCCATTTGCATCATCGCCCTCTACGTCTCCTTCTACTACAACACCATCATCGCCTGGGCTCTCTATTACTTCTACTCCTCCTTTTCCGGCACCTTGCCCTGGGCAAGCTGCGACAACCCCTGGAACACACCCAACTGCACCAACTACTTCGGGAGGAGCAATGTGACCTGGACCAACTTCTCCAGGTCTCCTGCCGAAGAGTTTTATAC GAGGAAGGTCCTGGAGATGCAGAACGCCAGGGGTCTGTACGACATAGGTGGGATCCACtggcagctgctcctctgcctcttcctcatcttcacCATTGTCTACTTCAGCTTGTGGAAAGGGGTGAAAACATCAGGAAAG GTGGTGTGGGTGACAGCCACGCTGCCCTACGTCGTCCTTCTCATCCTGCTGGTCCGAGGGGCCACCCTGCCCGGCGCCTGGAGAGGAGTTGTCTTCTACCTGCGTCCAGACTGGGGCAAGCTCCTGAGCACCGCG GTTTGGGTTGATGCTGCTGCACAGATATTCTTCTCCTTGGGCCCTGGGTTCGGTGTCCTCCTTGCTCTGGCCAGTTACAACCATTTCCACAACAACTGCTACCG gGATGCGCTCGTCACCAGCACGGTGAACTGCCTCACCAGCTTCCTCTCCGGCTTCGTCATCTTCACCGTGCTGGGCTACATGGCTGAGATGAGGGACGTGGAGGTGGAGGATGTTGCAAGAGATAAAG GGCCAAGCCTCCTTTTTATCACCTACCCCGAAGCAATCGCCAACATGGTGGGATCCACCTTCTTCGCCATCATATTCTTCCTGATGATGATAACGTTGGGCCTGGACAGCACG TTTGGGGGCTTGGAGGCTGTGATCACAGCTGTGATGGACGAGTACCCACAGGTCCTGGCTGGGCGACGGGAGCTCTTCGTCCTTGTCCTCATCACAGTCTGTTTCCTGGGCTCCCTGAGCACCCTCACCTAC GGGGGAGCCTACGTGGTGAAGCTGCTGGAGGAATTTGGTGCTGGCTGCTCCATCCTGGCTGTGGTGCTACTGGAAACCATAGCCGTCTCCTGGTTTTACG GGATACAGAGGTTCTCCCATGATGTGAAAGCCATGCTGGGCTTCACCCCAGGGATATTCTGGAAGGTGTGCTGGGTCGCCGTCAGCCCTGCCTTGTTAGCG TTCATAGTCATCAGCTCCCTGCTGGACCAGCCACCTCTGACACTCTTCAGCTACCAGTACCCCGAGTGGAGCATCTCAGTGGGATATGTCATAGGAGCATCGTCCTTCATCTGCATCCCCTTCTACATGGTGTACAAGCTTGTTTGGACACCAGGGTCTCTCAAGCAG CGCCTCGCTGTCTGCATCCGGCCAGAGAAGCCCACACGAGACCCCCAGGCAGAAGAGGTGTGCATGTCTCCCGTCCTGTAG